The Kitasatospora setae KM-6054 genome contains a region encoding:
- a CDS encoding DUF3995 domain-containing protein has translation MRAGRGGWGYGAAGWAGAFAAAHVYWAVGGSHGLAVSAGERLAAERPGWFVAAGLWGVAAACLAGAGLGVLLARAGAASRWRRAVEWAGRWVGVLLLARGALVEVLLLTDATGLDGAVSRAQRAWTLELWNPWFLAGGVLFWLAARALRRSAAESPAGRPAERGPGRDGRGSGQAGVDQAAAVDE, from the coding sequence ATGCGGGCGGGGAGGGGCGGCTGGGGCTACGGCGCGGCCGGCTGGGCGGGGGCGTTCGCCGCCGCGCACGTCTACTGGGCGGTCGGTGGGTCGCACGGGCTGGCCGTCTCGGCGGGGGAGCGGCTCGCGGCGGAGCGGCCCGGCTGGTTCGTGGCGGCCGGGCTGTGGGGCGTGGCGGCGGCCTGCCTGGCGGGCGCGGGCCTGGGCGTGCTGCTGGCACGGGCGGGGGCGGCGTCGCGGTGGCGCCGGGCGGTCGAGTGGGCGGGTCGGTGGGTGGGCGTGCTGCTGCTGGCGCGCGGGGCGCTGGTCGAGGTGCTGCTGCTGACGGACGCGACCGGGCTGGACGGCGCGGTGAGCCGGGCCCAGCGGGCCTGGACGCTGGAGCTCTGGAACCCGTGGTTCCTGGCCGGCGGCGTCCTGTTCTGGCTGGCCGCCCGCGCGCTGCGCCGGAGCGCGGCGGAGAGTCCGGCGGGGCGTCCGGCGGAGCGGGGGCCGGGCCGGGACGGCAGGGGCTCAGGCCAGGCCGGGGTGGATCAGGCGGCCGCGGTGGACGAGTGA
- a CDS encoding Lrp/AsnC family transcriptional regulator, which yields MLHHAEVQAEDEDVSLDLVVRSFGGLGATSWTAAGPPLSAAQIGQLTADRPVPADPPRPIGEEDLPLLRALAEDGRATHTRLAELTGWSTPRVARRLAALEAAGSLSYDVDVLPELLGYELNATLWLQVDLARLHRVGEELGGHGECAFAAAISGRHNLMAVVICRDTPDFYRYLTTRLALVEGIAGYEISVRVRRLKQSASLVHRGRLIHPGLA from the coding sequence GTGCTGCACCATGCCGAAGTACAGGCTGAGGACGAAGACGTCAGCCTGGACCTGGTGGTGCGCTCCTTCGGCGGCCTCGGCGCCACCTCCTGGACGGCCGCAGGTCCCCCGCTGAGCGCCGCGCAGATCGGGCAGCTGACCGCCGACCGGCCCGTCCCGGCCGACCCGCCGCGGCCGATCGGCGAGGAGGACCTGCCGCTGCTGCGGGCCCTGGCCGAGGACGGCCGGGCCACCCACACCCGCCTCGCCGAGCTGACCGGCTGGTCCACGCCCCGGGTCGCCCGTCGGCTGGCCGCGCTGGAGGCGGCCGGGTCCCTCTCCTACGACGTCGACGTGCTGCCGGAACTGCTCGGCTACGAGCTGAACGCCACCCTGTGGCTCCAGGTCGACCTGGCCCGGCTGCACCGGGTCGGCGAGGAGCTGGGCGGCCATGGCGAGTGCGCGTTCGCCGCCGCGATCAGCGGCCGGCACAACCTGATGGCGGTGGTGATCTGCCGCGACACCCCGGACTTCTACCGCTACCTGACCACCCGGCTGGCCCTGGTCGAGGGCATCGCGGGCTACGAGATCAGCGTCCGGGTCCGCCGCCTCAAGCAGTCCGCGTCACTCGTCCACCGCGGCCGCCTGATCCACCCCGGCCTGGCCTGA
- a CDS encoding HEAT repeat domain-containing protein: MAMFVHLTSAADAPRIRRSGIRADSRGPEGARGSYVFPVLPSYTLTHQWLRELARGGSRGGLVAVHVRLDDGLEVWAGHYAGRYSGRKREERRLVTAAEAVRLIAGREDPRGWEVFVPRAVRPGEVHRIRTAPQVVGWRYKPDAHGTRPCTCFGCVVRGGYGGRRLRERMPHPLDGPPPPVPVLLARIAAADGDPAALDDALHWFGMRRRGPLRALAPLAAHPEPRVREALVWALGHWNTPGTEDLLDTLAADPDPRVREAVVWKADRRATPRAEALLDTLATDPAAEVREAVASAREPD; encoded by the coding sequence ATGGCGATGTTCGTGCACCTCACCTCGGCGGCCGACGCGCCGCGCATCCGGCGTTCCGGGATCAGGGCCGACAGCCGGGGGCCGGAGGGGGCGCGCGGCTCGTACGTCTTCCCGGTGCTGCCCTCGTACACGCTCACCCACCAGTGGCTGCGCGAGCTGGCCCGGGGCGGGAGCAGGGGCGGGCTGGTTGCGGTGCACGTCCGGCTGGACGACGGGCTGGAGGTGTGGGCCGGGCACTACGCCGGGCGGTACTCCGGGCGGAAGCGGGAGGAGCGCCGGCTGGTGACGGCCGCCGAGGCGGTGCGGCTGATCGCCGGGCGGGAGGACCCGCGCGGCTGGGAGGTGTTCGTGCCCCGGGCGGTGCGGCCCGGTGAGGTGCACCGGATCCGCACCGCCCCGCAGGTGGTCGGCTGGCGCTACAAGCCGGACGCGCACGGCACCCGGCCCTGCACCTGCTTCGGCTGCGTGGTCCGCGGCGGGTACGGCGGCCGCCGGCTGCGCGAACGGATGCCGCACCCGCTGGACGGGCCGCCGCCGCCCGTCCCCGTCCTGCTGGCCCGGATCGCCGCCGCCGACGGCGACCCCGCCGCGCTCGACGACGCCCTGCACTGGTTCGGCATGCGCCGCCGCGGCCCGCTCCGCGCGCTGGCCCCGCTCGCCGCCCACCCCGAACCCCGGGTCCGCGAGGCCCTGGTCTGGGCGCTCGGCCACTGGAACACCCCCGGCACCGAGGACCTGCTCGACACCCTCGCCGCCGACCCCGACCCCCGGGTCCGCGAAGCCGTGGTCTGGAAGGCCGACCGCCGCGCCACCCCCCGCGCCGAGGCCCTGCTCGACACCCTCGCCACCGACCCGGCCGCCGAGGTCCGGGAGGCCGTCGCCTCGGCCCGCGAACCGGACTGA
- a CDS encoding NAD-dependent epimerase/dehydratase family protein encodes MLGGTRFVGRALVEAALAAGHRVTLFNRGLSAPGLFPGVETVLGDRTADLSALAGRSWDAVVDVAGYEPEAVRRSVAALSGRVGRYVFVSSLSVLADQATVQDEDGELLDLDRELPPHQLYGARKARCERIVLDAFGERASVVRPGLIVGPHDSTDRFPYWPRRFRRGGRVLLPGDPADPAQFIDVRDLAAWILDCVTAGRGGPYHVTGRPLPFGEFFAACRAVVNPAAEPVWIDSARLLRAGVEPWMGVPMWIASPECAAINRVDVSRALAAGLAYRPLAETIADTLAWDTARGGPAPDARGLAAEGLSAAAERRLLELLEPLG; translated from the coding sequence GTGCTGGGCGGGACCCGTTTCGTCGGCCGCGCCCTGGTCGAGGCCGCCCTCGCCGCCGGGCACCGGGTGACGCTGTTCAACCGCGGCCTGTCCGCGCCCGGGCTGTTCCCGGGTGTCGAGACCGTCCTCGGCGACCGCACCGCCGACCTGTCCGCGCTGGCCGGGCGGAGCTGGGACGCCGTGGTCGACGTGGCCGGCTACGAGCCGGAGGCGGTCCGCCGCTCGGTGGCCGCGCTGTCCGGGCGGGTCGGCCGGTACGTCTTCGTCTCCTCGCTGTCGGTGCTCGCCGACCAGGCCACCGTGCAGGACGAGGACGGCGAACTGCTCGACCTCGACCGCGAGTTGCCGCCCCACCAGCTGTACGGGGCGCGCAAGGCCCGCTGCGAGCGGATCGTCCTGGACGCCTTCGGCGAGCGCGCGAGCGTGGTCCGCCCCGGCCTGATCGTCGGGCCGCACGACAGCACCGACCGCTTCCCGTACTGGCCGCGGCGCTTCCGGCGCGGCGGCCGGGTGCTGCTGCCGGGCGACCCGGCCGACCCGGCGCAGTTCATCGACGTCCGCGACCTGGCGGCGTGGATCCTGGACTGCGTCACGGCCGGGCGCGGCGGCCCGTACCACGTCACCGGGCGGCCGCTGCCGTTCGGCGAGTTCTTCGCCGCCTGCCGGGCGGTGGTGAACCCCGCCGCCGAACCGGTCTGGATCGACAGCGCCCGCCTGCTGCGGGCCGGGGTCGAACCGTGGATGGGCGTGCCGATGTGGATCGCCTCGCCCGAGTGCGCGGCGATCAACCGGGTCGACGTCTCCCGGGCGCTGGCCGCCGGGCTGGCCTACCGTCCGCTGGCCGAGACCATCGCCGACACCCTGGCCTGGGACACCGCGCGCGGCGGACCCGCCCCCGACGCGCGGGGACTGGCCGCGGAGGGGCTGAGCGCGGCGGCCGAACGGCGACTGCTGGAACTGCTGGAGCCCCTGGGCTGA
- a CDS encoding cold shock domain-containing protein produces MAGAQVDAAYQGTDALLLGRRTYDIFAAYWPTAGDNPFARLFDSVPEYVASRGEPALDRAGSRLLGPDLPAAVREIRERHERIRAVGSLDLVQTLLRERLFDRIDLWARPIVLGTGKQVFGSGAVPANLTLLAPPAASPRGTVLLPHGLADGVPGTGDTAARQASRPPARARRPVRPAGRGRPGSPRRRVGTILGRRFRAWGPKGVLGVGMVAGRVVRFDGSRGYGFIAPDQGGEDVFLHVNDLLIPESYIRTGLSVVFEIEDGDRGPKASSVQLAPGVDPKAPVVERGAVLRPVDDDDPLASDDYLDDVTEALLESAPSLTGTQILQVRAAMLQLAKSHGWIG; encoded by the coding sequence GTGGCGGGCGCGCAGGTCGACGCCGCGTACCAGGGCACCGACGCGCTGCTGCTGGGGCGCCGGACGTACGACATCTTCGCCGCGTACTGGCCCACCGCCGGGGACAACCCGTTCGCGCGGCTGTTCGACTCCGTCCCCGAGTACGTGGCCTCGCGCGGCGAGCCCGCGCTCGACCGGGCGGGCTCGCGCCTGCTCGGCCCCGACCTGCCCGCCGCCGTCCGGGAGATCCGGGAGCGGCACGAGCGGATCCGGGCGGTCGGCAGCCTCGACCTGGTGCAGACCCTGCTGCGGGAGCGGCTGTTCGACCGGATCGACCTGTGGGCGCGCCCGATCGTCCTCGGCACCGGCAAGCAGGTCTTCGGCAGCGGCGCCGTCCCCGCCAACCTCACCCTGCTCGCACCCCCGGCCGCGAGCCCGCGCGGCACCGTCCTGCTGCCCCACGGCCTCGCCGACGGCGTCCCGGGGACCGGCGACACGGCCGCCCGGCAGGCGAGTCGACCGCCCGCCCGGGCGCGCCGCCCGGTGCGCCCGGCCGGTCGCGGACGCCCGGGTTCGCCTCGCCGCCGTGTCGGGACTATCCTCGGGCGCAGGTTTCGGGCATGGGGCCCAAAAGGTGTCTTGGGGGTTGGCATGGTTGCCGGTCGCGTGGTGCGGTTCGACGGTTCGCGGGGTTACGGGTTCATCGCTCCGGACCAGGGCGGGGAGGACGTGTTCCTGCACGTCAACGACCTGCTGATCCCGGAGTCCTACATCCGGACGGGTCTGTCGGTGGTCTTCGAGATCGAGGACGGCGACCGCGGCCCGAAGGCGTCCTCGGTCCAGCTCGCCCCGGGCGTCGACCCGAAGGCCCCGGTCGTGGAGCGCGGCGCGGTGCTCCGCCCGGTGGACGACGACGACCCGCTGGCCTCCGACGACTACCTCGACGACGTCACCGAGGCGCTGCTGGAGTCCGCCCCGTCGCTGACCGGCACCCAGATCCTCCAGGTCCGCGCCGCGATGCTGCAGCTGGCGAAGAGCCACGGCTGGATCGGCTGA
- a CDS encoding ribonuclease H family protein, translating to MVERVIAACDGAAKGNPGPAGWAFVVADGNGTPQRWAAGPLGRNTNNVGELTALQRLLEATDPAVPLEVRLDSTYTRDAVTKWLHGWKRNGWKTAAGKPVANQELIQRIDALLTGRDVEFVYVPAHQVDGDPLNAIADKAASDAARTQQAAAGTAPDLPVPDPAPATPARRAPAKRTTPAATTSTGGGTGRTLAAKFPGRCPCGRAYAKGETITKVGTSWGHPDCA from the coding sequence ATGGTTGAACGAGTCATCGCCGCCTGCGACGGAGCGGCCAAGGGCAACCCCGGTCCCGCCGGGTGGGCGTTCGTGGTCGCGGACGGGAACGGCACCCCGCAGCGCTGGGCGGCCGGCCCGCTGGGGCGCAACACCAACAACGTCGGCGAACTGACGGCCCTGCAACGCCTGCTGGAGGCCACCGACCCGGCCGTGCCGCTCGAAGTCCGCCTCGACAGCACCTACACCCGGGACGCGGTCACCAAGTGGCTGCACGGCTGGAAGCGCAACGGCTGGAAGACCGCGGCCGGCAAACCGGTCGCCAATCAGGAGCTGATCCAGCGGATCGACGCCCTGCTCACCGGCCGCGACGTCGAGTTCGTCTACGTCCCGGCCCACCAGGTCGACGGCGACCCGCTCAACGCCATCGCCGACAAGGCCGCCAGCGACGCCGCCCGCACCCAGCAGGCCGCCGCCGGCACCGCCCCCGACCTCCCCGTCCCCGACCCGGCCCCCGCCACCCCCGCCCGCCGCGCCCCGGCCAAGCGCACCACCCCCGCCGCCACCACCTCTACCGGCGGCGGCACCGGCCGCACCCTCGCCGCCAAGTTCCCCGGCCGCTGCCCGTGCGGCCGCGCCTACGCCAAGGGCGAGACCATCACCAAGGTCGGCACCAGCTGGGGCCACCCCGACTGCGCCTGA
- the htpG gene encoding molecular chaperone HtpG → MSTETLEFQAEARQLLQLMVHSIYSNKDVFLRELISNASDALDKRRLAGLTDERLRVEDPHIAVETDQRARTLTVRDNGIGMTRDEVVGLIGTIARSGTAETLRRLRESKEPAELIGQFGVGFYSTFMVADKVTLVTRKAGEETGTRWESAGEGTYTLETVEDAPEGTAVTVHLRPEDGEDGLHDYAEPSTVRRIVKQYSDFIAFPIRAAGPDGTGEQTLNSMKALWARPRNEVDEEEYREFYRHIAHDWTDPLETIRLRAEGTFEYEALLFIPARRPHDLFQRDGRHGVQLYVKRVFIMEDSRELLPDHLRFVKGVVDAADLSLNISREILQQDRHIQLIRRRLAKKVMATVKEMMAADPEKYRTFWREFGPAVKEGLLDPAEDRKAILDVASFSSTAGEEPTSLADYVARMKDGQDKIYYMTGESRAQVENSPHLEAFRAQGYEVLLLTDPVDEIWVESIPDHDGKEFSSVARGAVDLPADEVPEERTGSYAALLGWLGETLGDVKDVRLTTRLTNSPACLVSDADGLTPTLEKMYRAMGQDVPPARRILELNPDHPLVGALRTAHEERADDPALAETAELLYGTALLAEGGDLTDPARFAKLLADRLARTV, encoded by the coding sequence ATGAGCACCGAGACGCTGGAGTTCCAGGCCGAGGCACGGCAGTTGCTGCAGTTGATGGTCCACTCGATCTACTCGAACAAGGACGTCTTCCTGCGCGAGCTGATCTCCAACGCGTCGGACGCGCTGGACAAGCGGCGGCTGGCCGGCCTCACCGACGAGCGGCTGCGGGTCGAGGACCCGCACATCGCCGTCGAGACCGACCAGCGGGCCCGGACGCTGACCGTCCGGGACAACGGGATCGGGATGACCCGGGACGAGGTCGTCGGGCTGATCGGGACGATCGCCCGCTCCGGCACCGCGGAGACGCTGCGGCGGCTGCGGGAGAGCAAGGAGCCGGCCGAGCTGATCGGCCAGTTCGGGGTCGGCTTCTACTCGACCTTCATGGTCGCGGACAAGGTCACCCTGGTCACCCGGAAGGCCGGGGAGGAGACCGGCACCCGCTGGGAGTCGGCGGGCGAGGGCACCTACACCCTGGAGACCGTCGAGGACGCCCCCGAGGGCACCGCCGTCACCGTCCACCTGCGGCCGGAGGACGGCGAGGACGGGCTGCACGACTACGCCGAGCCGTCGACCGTCCGGCGGATCGTCAAGCAGTACTCGGACTTCATCGCCTTCCCGATCCGCGCCGCGGGCCCGGACGGCACCGGCGAGCAGACCCTCAACTCGATGAAGGCGCTCTGGGCCCGCCCGCGCAACGAGGTCGACGAGGAGGAGTACCGGGAGTTCTACCGGCACATCGCGCACGACTGGACCGACCCGCTGGAGACGATCCGGCTGCGCGCCGAGGGCACCTTCGAGTACGAGGCGCTGCTGTTCATCCCGGCCCGCCGCCCGCACGACCTGTTCCAGCGCGACGGCCGCCACGGCGTCCAGCTGTACGTCAAGCGGGTGTTCATCATGGAGGACAGCCGCGAGCTGCTCCCCGACCACCTGCGCTTCGTCAAGGGCGTGGTGGACGCCGCCGACCTGTCGCTGAACATCTCCCGGGAGATCCTCCAGCAGGACCGGCACATCCAGCTGATCCGCCGCCGGCTGGCCAAGAAGGTGATGGCCACCGTCAAGGAGATGATGGCCGCCGACCCCGAGAAGTACCGCACCTTCTGGCGCGAGTTCGGCCCCGCCGTCAAGGAGGGCCTGCTCGACCCCGCCGAGGACCGCAAGGCGATCCTGGACGTCGCCTCGTTCTCCTCCACGGCCGGCGAGGAGCCGACCTCGCTGGCCGACTACGTCGCCCGGATGAAGGACGGCCAGGACAAGATCTACTACATGACCGGCGAGAGCCGCGCCCAGGTCGAGAACTCCCCGCACCTGGAGGCGTTCCGGGCCCAGGGCTACGAGGTCCTGCTGCTCACCGACCCGGTCGACGAGATCTGGGTCGAGAGCATCCCCGACCACGACGGCAAGGAGTTCAGCTCGGTCGCCCGCGGCGCGGTCGACCTGCCCGCCGACGAGGTCCCCGAGGAGCGCACCGGCTCCTACGCGGCGCTGCTCGGCTGGCTGGGCGAGACGCTCGGCGACGTCAAGGACGTCCGGCTCACCACCCGGCTGACCAACTCGCCCGCCTGCCTGGTCAGCGACGCGGACGGCCTCACCCCCACCCTGGAGAAGATGTACCGGGCGATGGGCCAGGACGTCCCGCCCGCCCGCCGGATCCTCGAACTCAACCCGGACCACCCCCTGGTCGGCGCCCTGCGCACCGCCCACGAGGAGCGCGCCGACGACCCGGCCCTCGCCGAGACCGCCGAACTCCTCTACGGCACCGCCCTGCTGGCCGAGGGCGGCGACCTGACCGACCCGGCCCGGTTCGCCAAGCTGCTCGCCGACCGCCTCGCCCGGACGGTCTGA
- a CDS encoding transglycosylase domain-containing protein, translating into MVPGQPGNGDEAAAGPPERTARADARTARAGRRRLLPRRPRRPRRLDYPRAGRSGVRRWLPSWRQLLLLAGTCCALLCGTVGVLYATTEVPTDLNAFATQQNNVFYWADGTEMARTGLVNRQDVPLDQVPEQVRWAVLAAENETFYSDPGISFQGIGRALYRMGSGGDTQGGSTITQQYVKNAYLNQRQDFSRKLDEMFIALKLDQRDSKEQILSGYLNISWFGRGSYGIERAAQAYYGKHVSELNVSEGAFLAAVLKGASLYDPALNADNHARAVDRWSWILDRMVKIGRLSAADRAKYTDFPEPNPVPPLVGLNGQTGYLVDLAKSYAQSHADITPAQFDLGGYQIHTTFEKPKEQALTEAVQSAAKKLDPERRPADQNVHIGAASVAADGRILAVYGGPDYLKQGFNNANTVNVPAGSAFTPLVYAAGLAQGVQRERNGPRTPVQPTTTYNGDNGVDLRTPEGPYWGRDGKKAKTTNDGGRNWGTLTLRAAVERSVNGPLQQLGMDVGLDNVRRTALALGLLPESMGDLTPAYTLGNSTPSAIRLADAYTAFDADGKRTDPYSVTSVTRNGSQIAVDKPATVQALTSQVAAEVDTALRGAARDGLGLAKDGTGTAKDATGTAKEAKEAAADSGAKAGSTQEHDASWFVGYHGGVSTAVTVFRLDLKTLELLPLTGIGGTAQSAPDAAIPAGIWAANARGTAR; encoded by the coding sequence ATGGTGCCTGGCCAGCCAGGGAACGGTGACGAGGCCGCGGCGGGGCCGCCGGAACGCACCGCCCGCGCCGACGCCCGTACCGCCCGCGCGGGTCGGCGCCGTCTGCTGCCCCGCCGGCCCCGTCGGCCCCGTCGGCTGGACTACCCCCGGGCCGGCCGGAGCGGCGTCCGGCGCTGGCTGCCGTCCTGGCGCCAGCTCCTGTTGCTGGCCGGCACCTGCTGCGCGCTGCTGTGCGGCACCGTCGGCGTGCTGTACGCCACCACCGAGGTCCCCACCGACCTGAACGCCTTCGCCACCCAGCAGAACAACGTCTTCTACTGGGCCGACGGCACCGAGATGGCCCGCACCGGCCTGGTCAACCGGCAGGACGTCCCGCTCGACCAGGTGCCCGAGCAGGTCCGCTGGGCGGTGCTGGCCGCCGAGAACGAGACCTTCTACTCCGACCCCGGCATCTCCTTCCAGGGCATCGGCCGGGCGCTCTACCGGATGGGCTCGGGCGGCGACACCCAGGGCGGCTCCACCATCACCCAGCAGTACGTGAAGAACGCCTACCTGAACCAGCGGCAGGACTTCTCCCGCAAGCTCGACGAGATGTTCATCGCGCTCAAGCTCGACCAGCGGGACAGCAAGGAGCAGATCCTCAGCGGCTACCTGAACATCAGCTGGTTCGGCCGCGGCAGCTACGGCATCGAGCGCGCCGCCCAGGCGTACTACGGCAAACACGTCTCCGAACTGAACGTCAGCGAGGGCGCGTTCCTCGCGGCGGTGCTCAAGGGCGCCTCGCTGTACGACCCGGCCCTGAACGCCGACAACCACGCCCGGGCGGTCGACCGCTGGTCCTGGATCCTCGACCGGATGGTGAAGATCGGCAGGCTCTCGGCCGCCGACCGCGCCAAGTACACCGACTTCCCCGAGCCGAACCCCGTCCCGCCGCTGGTCGGCCTGAACGGACAGACCGGCTACCTGGTCGACCTCGCCAAGAGCTACGCGCAGAGCCACGCCGACATCACCCCGGCCCAGTTCGACCTCGGCGGCTACCAGATCCACACCACCTTCGAGAAGCCGAAGGAGCAGGCGCTCACCGAGGCCGTCCAGAGCGCCGCGAAGAAGCTCGACCCCGAGCGCCGCCCCGCCGACCAGAACGTCCACATCGGCGCCGCTTCGGTCGCCGCCGACGGCCGGATCCTCGCCGTCTACGGCGGCCCGGACTACCTCAAGCAGGGCTTCAACAACGCCAACACCGTGAACGTGCCCGCCGGTTCGGCCTTCACCCCGCTGGTGTACGCGGCCGGCCTGGCCCAGGGCGTCCAGCGCGAACGCAACGGCCCCCGCACCCCCGTCCAGCCCACCACCACCTACAACGGCGACAACGGCGTCGACCTGCGGACCCCCGAGGGCCCCTACTGGGGGCGGGACGGCAAGAAGGCCAAGACCACCAACGACGGCGGCCGGAACTGGGGCACCCTCACGCTGCGCGCCGCCGTCGAGCGCTCCGTCAACGGCCCGCTCCAGCAACTCGGCATGGACGTCGGGCTCGACAACGTCCGCCGGACCGCGCTCGCCCTCGGCCTGCTCCCCGAGAGCATGGGCGACCTGACCCCCGCCTACACCCTCGGCAACTCCACCCCCAGCGCGATCCGGCTCGCCGACGCCTACACCGCCTTCGACGCCGACGGCAAGCGCACCGACCCGTACTCCGTCACCTCGGTCACCCGCAACGGCAGCCAGATCGCCGTCGACAAGCCCGCGACCGTCCAGGCCCTCACCTCCCAGGTGGCCGCCGAGGTCGACACCGCGCTGCGCGGCGCCGCCAGGGACGGCCTCGGCCTCGCCAAGGACGGCACCGGCACCGCCAAGGACGCCACCGGCACCGCCAAGGAGGCGAAGGAGGCCGCCGCCGACAGCGGTGCCAAGGCCGGCAGCACCCAGGAGCACGACGCCAGCTGGTTCGTCGGCTACCACGGCGGCGTCTCCACCGCCGTCACCGTCTTCCGGCTCGACCTGAAGACCCTGGAACTGCTCCCGCTGACCGGCATCGGCGGCACCGCGCAGAGCGCCCCCGACGCCGCGATCCCGGCCGGGATCTGGGCCGCCAACGCCAGGGGCACCGCGCGCTGA
- a CDS encoding polysaccharide deacetylase family protein, translating into MKVALGVLAGGAVTALVLTLALDGGTGPAPALGPPPSSPSPSSPEAAAASGGAGDGVGGGVAASPSWDGKVKPLGDGSTSDAGPQPHQLKAEKLKPGEKPPQFVVFSWDGALENDDHLFSRFRELAKTNNATMTFFLSGIYLVPDRKRNLYQAPKHPAGSAAISFPTDEHVKETLAQLRLAWQDGDEIGTHFNGHFCTDAGDAGGGSTWTVEDWKKEIDQAYAFVANWRTNTGFAAEAPLPFDYAKELVGGRAPCLEGQKNLLQAAKSYGWRYDASSPGEFQVWPSKADGIWNFPLQLLPFGNTQVLSMDFNFLANQSGSSTAGDPKKYPAWEKQAREGYLDGFERVYNGSRAPLFIGNHFETWNGGIYMQAIQDVMETVCKKDGVRCVSFKELADWMDVQDPKVLEKLRHLDPAQSPDWPTYLK; encoded by the coding sequence GTGAAGGTGGCGCTGGGGGTGCTGGCCGGGGGCGCGGTGACCGCGCTGGTGCTGACGCTGGCACTGGACGGCGGGACGGGCCCGGCGCCGGCGCTCGGTCCGCCGCCGTCGTCGCCGTCGCCGTCGTCGCCGGAGGCCGCGGCGGCGTCCGGCGGCGCGGGCGACGGGGTGGGCGGCGGGGTGGCGGCGTCGCCGTCGTGGGACGGGAAGGTGAAGCCGCTGGGGGACGGCTCGACGTCCGACGCCGGGCCGCAGCCGCACCAGTTGAAGGCGGAGAAACTGAAGCCGGGTGAGAAGCCGCCGCAGTTCGTGGTGTTCTCCTGGGACGGCGCGCTGGAGAACGACGACCACCTGTTCTCCCGGTTCCGCGAGCTGGCGAAGACGAACAACGCGACGATGACGTTCTTCCTGAGCGGCATCTACCTCGTCCCGGACCGGAAGCGGAACCTGTACCAGGCGCCGAAGCACCCGGCCGGCAGCGCGGCGATCTCCTTCCCCACCGACGAGCACGTCAAGGAGACCCTGGCGCAGCTGCGGCTGGCCTGGCAGGACGGCGACGAGATCGGCACCCACTTCAACGGGCACTTCTGCACCGACGCGGGGGACGCCGGCGGCGGCTCGACCTGGACGGTGGAGGACTGGAAGAAGGAGATCGACCAGGCGTACGCGTTCGTCGCGAACTGGAGGACCAACACCGGGTTCGCGGCCGAGGCGCCGCTGCCGTTCGACTACGCCAAGGAGCTGGTCGGCGGCCGGGCGCCCTGCCTGGAGGGGCAGAAGAACCTGCTGCAGGCGGCGAAGTCGTACGGGTGGCGGTACGACGCGAGCTCGCCGGGCGAGTTCCAGGTCTGGCCGTCGAAGGCCGACGGGATCTGGAACTTCCCGCTCCAGCTGCTGCCGTTCGGCAACACCCAGGTGCTGTCGATGGACTTCAACTTCCTTGCCAACCAGTCGGGTTCCAGCACCGCGGGCGACCCGAAGAAGTACCCGGCCTGGGAGAAGCAGGCCCGGGAGGGCTACCTGGACGGCTTCGAGCGGGTCTACAACGGCAGCCGGGCGCCGCTGTTCATCGGAAACCACTTCGAGACCTGGAACGGCGGCATCTACATGCAGGCGATCCAGGACGTGATGGAGACCGTCTGCAAGAAGGACGGGGTGCGCTGCGTCTCGTTCAAGGAGCTGGCCGACTGGATGGACGTCCAGGACCCGAAGGTGCTGGAGAAGCTCCGGCACCTGGACCCGGCGCAGTCCCCGGACTGGCCGACCTACCTCAAGTAG
- a CDS encoding DUF6234 family protein — protein sequence MTVTSSARPGPRSWSRPGRRMPLGADFGLFLVLFSAELVAFVLLVRAQPHDGPFAVVSEVTRSFLVWQGVLVLAAAVLAGLALYLRAPLAAGSQVLGVLVFAGLLLLSLRGYSHPYPAPHSVPLQGPASAGATACRSGSLCP from the coding sequence ATGACGGTCACCTCCTCCGCACGCCCCGGCCCGCGGTCGTGGTCCCGGCCCGGCCGCCGGATGCCGCTGGGCGCGGACTTCGGCCTGTTCCTGGTGCTGTTCTCCGCCGAACTCGTCGCGTTCGTCCTGCTGGTGCGGGCGCAGCCGCACGACGGGCCGTTCGCCGTCGTCAGCGAGGTCACCCGCTCCTTCCTGGTCTGGCAGGGCGTCCTGGTGCTGGCGGCGGCGGTGCTGGCCGGGCTCGCGCTGTACCTGCGCGCGCCGCTGGCGGCCGGCTCGCAGGTGCTCGGCGTGCTGGTGTTCGCCGGCCTGCTGCTGCTCTCGCTGCGGGGGTACTCGCACCCGTACCCCGCCCCCCACTCCGTCCCGCTCCAGGGCCCGGCGTCGGCGGGTGCCACGGCCTGCCGCAGCGGCTCCCTCTGCCCCTGA